The genomic window GCGAAATCGCCCGTCGAATCATGCAAGTCGCGGTCTTGCCGGATGACTTCAGCCGCGGCCCGTTGCATGCGGCGAAGGATTTCTTGGACGGCGTTGTGTTGTCGTCACCGACGTCGATCGCTTTGCAAACGCACTGGAATGGGCTGGCAGAAAGCTCGCAGTGGTCTTGGGCGGAATCCGAAACGATCGCGGTTTATCGCATTGTTTGCGAAGCGGTTCGCAACGTCGTGCGCCATGCCAACGCCTCCCAGGTGACCATCGATTTCATGGCGCAAGACGGCGGATGGGAGATTCAAATCCGCGACGACGGTTCTGGCTTCGATACGGACGGCGTTCCCGACCAATCGCATGGGATGCGTCTGATGCGGCAGCGTGCCGAAGACGCTGGACTGTGTTTGAAAGTTCAATCGAATCCAACAGTTCAATCGAATCAGTCGTCCGGTGCCGGAACCCAAGTGAGCCTTTCGCGATCCGGTAGCTCGATTTGATGCGGCCGATGGATCTGATTCAACAGCCAATTTGATTCACCGTAGTTGCCCTCGGTGAACCAAACGCCGGCCGTTACTTGTTGGTTTGACGTCGCTCGATGACGGCTTGGCCAAGGTCGCCCAGCAATTGTTCGGTTGTGTCCCAACCGACGCACGCATCGGTAACGCTCAGACCTTTGACCAACGGTTCGGCGCTCAGTTTTTGATTGCCTTCCAGCAGGTTGCTTTCGATCATCACGCCCATGATGCGATCATCGCCTTCGGAAACCTGAGCGCAGATGTCGCGACAAACATAGGATTGTCGTTTGAAGATTTTGCGACTGTTGGCGTGGCTGCAATCAACCATGATCCGCGGTGGCAAGTCAGCTTTTTCGAGCAGCTCTGACGCCATGTCGATGCTGGCGGCGTCGTAGTTCGTGTACTTGCCACCACGCAGGATGATGTGGCAGTCAGGATTCCCCGTGGTCGCGAAAATGGCGGAGGTGCCTTCTTTGGTGACGGACAAGAAATGGTGTGGACGACGGGCCGAGCAAATCGCATCGACCGCGATTTGGACGTTGCCGCTAGTGCCGTTCTTGAATCCGACGGGGCAAGACAGCCCGGACGCCAATTCCCGGTGCCCCTGGCTCTCGGTCGTGCGAGCACCGATGGCACCCCAGCCGACCAAGTCAGCGACGTATTGCGGGCTGATCAGATCCAGGAATTCCGTGCCGGTCGGCAAGCCCATCGCGTTGATGTCACTGAGAAGCTTGCGAGCGGTTCGCAGGCCGTAGTTGATTTCGAAGCTATCGTCGAGTTTGGGGTCGTTGATCAGACCCTTCCATCCGACGGTGGTGCGAGGTTTTTCGAAGTAGACCCGCATCACGATCAGCAGGTCCTCGGCATGTTTCTTTTGCTGGACCGCCAATTTTTCCGCGTATTCGCGAGCGGAGTCTGGATCGTGGATCGAGCACGGTCCGACGATCACCAGCAAGCGATCGTCCTTTTTCTGCAACACATTTTGGATCGCGGCTCGTCCATCGGCGACGGTTTGCGAAACTTCGTCGCTGGCGGGAATTTCGGTCAGCAACTCTTGGGGTGACATCAGGTTTTTGATGGCGCCGATACGAAGGTCATCGGTGCGGATCATGAGCTTGCAGTGGGTCGGGGGACGAGGATGGAGGCCGTATCGTAATTGAATTCCAAAAGATTGGAACGAGCCTTTGTATCGGCCGCTCGGGCACGAATCATTGAACCGATGCGGCCTTGGCTGGTTCGCGAAAGGTTGGAATTTGTTGAGCTGCGAAGCACCGACCCACCTGATGTCGCGGGTGGTCTATACTTGGTCTTGGTGGAGCCGCGAAATGCCCGCTCCGCTTCCCACCTCCCGCCTGCCCACCCCCGCCTCGCCATGTTTCAGTTGCCACGTTGGATGACGTTGGCCGCGCCGTTGTGGTGTGTCGCCACCACCGCATTGGCTGTGGACTACGCCGAGCAGATTCAGCCTCTGCTGAGTGAGAAGTGTGCCCCGTGCCATGGAGCGTTGAAACAAGAAGCCGACCTGCGATTGGATGCCGGTGTCTTGATTCATGAGTCCGGCATGGTTGACGTGCAGGACCCATCGGGCAGCGTCCTTCTCGCTCGTGTGATCGCCGACGACCCTCACGAGCGAATGCCGCCGGAAGGGGAAGGCGAGAAGCTGACTTCGCAGCAAGTCGATTTGCTGTCGCGATGGATCGCTGAAGGAGCGGTCTATCCAGACGATGAAGCCATCCCGGATGACCCGGCGAATCATTGGGCTTACCAACCGCCGGCCAAGACGGTGGCCTCTTTTGCGAAGGTGGCTTCTGATCCGAGTCATGCACCGAACGAATTCTGTGAATCAAAGCTGGACGAGCTGCTGGCCCAGCAGTGGGCGATTCGCGGAATTGAGCCCGCTGCCCTGGCTGATGCTCGGACGCTTGTTCGGCGTCTGTATCTCGATGTGTTGGGTTTGCCACCGACGAAAGAGGAAGTCGATCGCTATCTCGCGGACGATGCTCCGGATGCTTGGCCTCAGTTGGTGGATCGTTTGTTGGAGCATCCCGCGTACTCTGAACGTTGGGCTCGGCACTGGATGGACGTTTGGCGGTACAGCGATTGGGACGGCTACAAAGACGCGCTGCGCGGAAGTGCGCGGCATATCTGGCGATGGCGAGATTGGATCATCCAGTCGTTGGCGGAGGACAAAGGCTACGACCAAATGATTCGCGAAATGATCGCGGGCGATGAGATTGCTCCGTTGGATCAAGACGTGTTGGCCGCCACCGGGTTCTTGGCGAGGAACTTTCACAAGAGCAACCGCGATATCTGGTTGGACGCGAGCGTGGAGCACACGGCCAAAGCGTTCCTGGGTTTGACGCTGAACTGCGCCCGTTGCCACGACCACAAATACGATCCGATCGCCCAGACGGATTACTACCAGTTCCGAGCGATCTACGAACCGCATCGCATTCGAACGGATTTGGTTTCCGGAGAACCGAGCATCAAGAAAGACGGTTTGCCGCGTGCTTACGACGCTGACTTGGATGCGGAAACGTATCTGTATGTGGCCGGCAATGAAAAGACGCCTGACAAGGACAACCCACTGCAAGCCGCTTTGCCGTCTTTGTTTCAACGACCTTTGAAACCCGTGCCGGTTTCTGTTCCTCGCGAAGCGGCTTTTCCGAAGTTACGAAAGGAAGTGCAAGACCGCCAGGTTCGGGCGGCACAGAAGAAGATCGATGCGGCGACGAAAGCCTACGAGACGGCTGTTTCGTCGAAGGACGTGGATGAGTCACAGAAACAGATCGCGTTTGAGCGTCTCGCGTTGGCCCAGTCTCAGTTGACCGCCCTTCAATCACGTTGGACAGCGGAGTGGGCCGTTCTCCATGAACGGCCGGGACAGTCGGAGTTGGCACAAGCAGCCGCTGCCGCGGAACGACTGGCCCGTCTAGCGGAGACTGAACTTCAACTCAGCGAGACACAGCAGAAGCTTGACTTGGTCTTAGACAAGACGTTCGAAACGGAAGAAGCAAAGACTAAAGAAGTCGCATCGCTCGAGAAGTCACACGATGACGCTCGGAAGAAACGCGATGAAGCGAAACAGGCGTTGGTGTCGAGCGACGGTGACTACACCAAGCTCAGCGAACGTTATCCGACCACCAGCAGCGGTCGTCGCTTGGCTTTGGCGGAGTGGATCGTGGACCCCAGCAATCCATTGACGGCTCGCGTGGCCGTGAACCATGTGTGGTCGCATTACTTTGGCAAACCAATCGTTGAAAACACCTTCGATTTCGGATTGCGGTCTCCGCGGCCCCTGCAGATCGAGGTGCTGGATCATTTGGCGGTGGAGTGGATGCGGAACGGTTGGAGTTGGAAGCATTTGCACCGAATGATCCTGAATTCGCGAGCCTATCGGCGAGCCTCCAGTGGTCAGGGAAACGCTTGGGATGTCGCGCAAAAAGCGGATCCCGACAACGAAACGTTTTGGCGTGCGGTTCCGCGGCGATTGGAAGCCGAGGCAGTTCGGGACGCGTTGCTGCACGTCGCTGGTTTGCTGCGGGAGGATCGCGGCGGACCGGAGACTCCATTTGCAGACGGCGAACGCGTTTATCGACGCAGTGTTTATTTGCAACACGCCTACGAGAAGCAGAACACCATGTTGGTGTTGTTTGATGCGGCGAACCCAAACGATTGCTACCGACGCAGCGAGAGCGTGGTGCCTCAACAGGCATTGGCGTTGGCCAACAGTGATTTGGCTCTGTCCGCTTCGCGAACGTTGGCGAGGAATCTGCAGGCACAACTTGGCAACCCGAGTCCGAAGGACTTCATCCAAACCGCGTTTGAAACAGTGCTCTCGAGACCGGCCAGGGAACAGGAACTCGATGCATGCGTTGAATTCTTGCATCAGCAAACTTTGTTGCGCCGTGAGGCCGATTCGCTCACGCCGAGTCCCGGTGGAACCGAAGCCGCCGTGAAGGCATCCGGCGATCCCGATCAACGTGCCAAGGAAAGCTTGGTGCACGTCCTGCTCAACCACAATGATTTTGTGACGATCCGATGAAACGATTTGATTCAATCATCACGGGTTCCAACCCACCCCAGCCCCGTTTCGCGAATCGGCGAGCGTTTTTGTCGGAGATGGGGATGGGGTTTGGTGGCGTTGCCGCGACCGCGATGATGGCTCGCGAGGCGGCAGGCTCGGAACCACAAGTGATACATCGGCCGGCCAAAGCGAAGAACGTGATTTGGTTGTTCATGATTGGGGGGACCAGCCACGTCGAATCGTTCGACCCAAAACCAGCGCTGAATCAGTACGCGGGCAAAACGGTTCAGGAAACACCACACGCGGACGTGTTGTCGTCACCCTATCTGGAGAACGAACGGGTGGTCGCGTTTGATCCGAACAACGGTTTCATTCGCAACGAGATCTATCCGCTGCAGGTGGGCTATCGCAAACGAGGTGAAAGCGGGTTGGAGATCAGCGATTGGTTCCCGCACGTGGGTGGATGTGCCGACGATCTTTGTCTGATTCGATCGATGTGGACGGAAGACAGCAATCACGGGGCGCAACTGCAATTCCATACCGGGCGTCACCGTGTCGATGGTTTCTTCCCCACGATTGGTTCTTGGGCGAACTATGCACTTGGGACGCTGAACGACAATCTGCCCGAGTTTGTGGTGATGGGAAAACCGGTGGCGGATTGTTGCGGCGGCCGCGAATGTCATCGAGCCAATTACTTGGGGCCACAGTTTGACGGTGTTCCGCTGGACATCGAGTCGAAACAACCGATGCCCTACGCGTTGCCTCCCAAAGACGTGTTTTGGGAAGAGCAAACGGCCAAGTTTGAATTGCTGGGCAAGCTCAACGCGATGACGGCCCAACGCTATCCGAATGACGCGGCTTTGGCCGCTCGGATCCAATCGTATGAGCTGGCGGCGAAGATGCAAACCGCCGTGCCGGATGTGGTGGACCTCGATCAAGAAACCGAGACGACCCATCGCATGTATGGTTTGGAAAAGAAATCGACCGCCGCGTTTGGCAAACAAATGTTGACGGCTCGACGCTTGGTGGAGCGTGGTGTCCGTTTCGTTCAGGTGTACCACGGCAGCAATGGCGGCGCGGGCCAGTGGGATAGCCACAAAGGATTGAAGAAAAACCACACGCGGTTGTGCGAGCAAACGGATCAACCCATCGCGGCATTGCTCAAGGATTTGAAACAACGCGGATTGTTGGACGAGACGTTGGTGGTTTGGGCGACGGAGTTTGGTCGTACGCCGGGATCACAACACGGCGATGGTCGTGATCATCATCCGTACGGCTTTTCCGTCTGGATGTCAGGCGGTGGCGTGCGTGGTGGAATGGCTCATGGGGCAACCGATGAGCTTGGCTTTCACGCGGTCGAAGATCGACACTACGTCACGGACATTCACGCGACGATCTTGAATCAGCTTGGAGTCGATCCAAGGAGTCTTTCGGTGCCGGGCCGTGTTCGTTTGGAACGTGACTACGGTCACGTGATCCGCGACATCCTCGCCTGATGGTTGATCGCGAGTTAGACAACAGCCTGATTGTCTCAATCGCTTTGAAGTGTCGCGTGGATGTGATCCACCATCACTTCGACGCCGGGCCCCGGACGATCGATCAACAAACTCACCATCTTGATACGAGAGAGATCAAGTTGTCTGTCGTTGGGGCCGTTGAGCATTTCGCTGGATGGAAACACGACGTGTTGCGGTTCGTTCGCTCGAAGTGTCACGTAGTGTTTGGCCACATCGTTGTGGTAGTCCTGGTGATTCTCGTCCATCACCTTCACGATGATTTCCCAAGTGCGATCGGGATCAGGAACCGGCGTTTTCAAACGGAGGACCAAGTCGAGTTCCAACGTGTCAACCGACGTCCAATCCGGGGCGACTTCCAACAACGTCATGGCCGGGTGCGGTGCGTCTTGAGGCAGCCAACGCAGAGCAAACTTGCCGTCGGTCACGTCCTCGGTGGTTTGCGAGCGGCGACAACGATTGAAGTGCCAACGCGTGATTTCCATGCGTGTTTCGAAAGACGCAATCCTTGGAAACTCAGAATGAACGCGGAAACAATCGCGGATGACTTGAAGCGGGCCAATCCAACTGCTGGTCAGCAACAAGACGCCCAGCAATTGGAGGGCTCGACGAGCCTTCGATGATTCGAGCCCACCAGCGATGAACCATGCCGCCGCGGCAATGATGCCCAGCCCGTTTGAGATGGCGTCGTGAACGGCGGCCGATCGACCAATCATGCCTTGGACCATTTCGACCAAAACACCCAGGGCAAACAACGATACGACCGTCAGAAGAATCCGGCGTCGCCATGGAAATGAGCCCGTGACCAACGGTCGCAGGGTTTGGAGCAACACCAACGTCAACAACGTCAGTCCCGCGAAAAGTGGGGCGTGTGCCATGTCGCCGATCGCGCCCGGCATGCGTCCATGAAAGGGCATGGGGACAAACAGCCCGGTCAACGCCACCAGGAAACATCCAGGCAGCGCGAGCCAGATCAGTCGCGATGATCGGCGTTCACTCACTATCGTCGAAGGTTGAGAAGTTCGTCGATCAATTGCTGAGTGGTGGTGATCACTCGGCTGTTGCCCCGGTACTGGGTGCTGGCCAGAACGAGTTCCACCAAGTCTTTGCCGATGTCCGTGTTGGACAATTCCAACGCACCACCGATCACGGTTCCGATCCCGTTTTCACCGGGTTGGCCGGTGACGGGCAGACCCGTGTTGACGCCTTCGGCATACAGGTTCAAACCGCGAGCTTCCAAACCAGCGGGGTTGGCGAAACGTGCCAACTGCAATTGGCCCAAGTCGCGAGAAATACCGTTGCTGAAAACGCCTCGCAGGGTTCCGTCTTCACCCACGATGAAGCTGTTGAGCACCCCGGGTTCACTACCGTCTTGTTGGGTGGCGGCCAGCGTGGCTTCTTCCGTTGCCAAACCAGACACCAGCGAAAAGTCCATCTCGAATTGCAACGGCGAGACGCTGGGGATGCCTTGCCGGTTGATCGAAATGGTTTCTTCCGTGGCCGTCACGAAGTTGCCGTTTCCGTCGAACTGGATCAAGCCCGTTCCGACGGTGATGTCGGTGCTGCCGGGAACGCTGTTGTCAGGACTGTCGGCGTACCAACGATAGATGGTGGCTTGGTCGGTGCGACTTTCCAGTGTCGCGGAAACCCGAACGTTGATGGGCACACCCAGCGAGTCATAAACGACGAAGTCGCTGGAAGCACTTTGTCCGATGGCCTCTTGTTGGGTACCAAACGCCAAGTTGGGCGTGGTGACTTGACCGAATTCGTCTTCCAAACGGAAGGCCGACAGTTCGATGTCCACGGCGTTGGCTTCCCCATTATTGGAAACCAAGCGAATGCGGCCGTCTTGGATGTAGGCACCTGCCACCAAGTCGCCGGTTTCGCCTTCGATGTTGTTGTCCGAACGCGGGATGGGGTTGGCCGAGTCGACTTGCGATGTCTGGATGCCCGATGCGTCGGACAAGAAATCCAGCAAGTCCTGCATGGTGGTCGTGTCGGTGATCTCCAGCTCTTTGGTGCCGAGCGTCCGTCCGCCTTTGCGTCCGGTGTAGCTCAGCGTGCCTTCGCTGAAGACGTTTTCGTAGGTGAGCCCGTCGCGTTTCAGCACGTCTGTCAGCAACGTGTTGGAGTTCACGGCGGGACCGTTCATGTCCAACAGTTGATTGGAGGGATCGGTCAGATCCGAGATGTCCGCGTCGGTGGCGGAGTCGGTGAAGGTGTCACCGGGGGCCACTTCGCCGACCAAGTAAAAGTTGTTTTGGTCACCCGCGAGGTTGCGATAGATTCGGATGGAGTCGTACGCGGGAAAACCACCGCCGGCCGGCGGCGTGGGTGGCGTGGGGAAATCGCTGAGTGTGATGCGTCCGTCGACCACGCTCTTGGGACCCAAGAACGAACTGGGGCGGCTTTCCGGATCACCTGAGCTGTAATAGGTGATCATGTAGGTGTAGTTGCCCGTCAGGGTGTCTTCGTTCAGTGGGGTTCCCGACAGTGGCACCGAACCGTCGTCGTTGTAGGTGCCGCCCGCAGCCGCGGAAGCCAGGAACTCAAAGTCCGAACCATTGGGGCCGGTGCGATAGATGTTGACCGTCGGGTAATCACCGCCGGTGGGATCCGCCGGCAAGTTGCTGAAGTCGACATTGCCGTTTGCGCCCACGTTGAACGAACGAGCCGAGCTGGGCGCGCTTTCATTGCCACTGGCATCGACCAGAGAGAAACGATACTGGTACGTGCCGGCAGCGAGCGAACCTGCGCCGACCGTTCCGCTCACGGTAACCGAGTCAGCGATGGGTGCGGTTTCGATCGATACTCCGGTGGCGTCCGGTTGAGGAACTTGGCTGTCGCCCAGGTGCAGGCTTTCGATGACCTGAGCCGCCGTGGCCACGTCGCCTTCCGGGGTCAATGTGCCCTCGAAAGAAACGTTCTCGGTCGCCTTGGCAACGGTCTTGGTTCCCAGGGGCACGGACAAGGGAACGAGTTCCGAAGTCTGCAATCGAAACTGCTCGTCGATGCCGTAACCCAACAAACGCTGACCGGTCGCGTTGACCAATTCCGCGTCACTGTTGAGTTTGAAAATCCCGTTTCGGGTGTAAAGCTTCTCGCCGTCGGCAGCTTCGACTTGGAAGAACCCGTCGCCTTGGATGGCCAGGTCACTACTGCTGCTGCTGATTTCGATGGTGCCCTGGTTGTGGTTGGCCGCGATTTCAGCGACTTGAACACCCAGACCGATTTGTCGTGGGTTCGTACCACCGTTGTTGGCGGAAGGGCCGGCACCCAGCGATAGCGTTTGCAAAAACTGCGTGGCAAACACCGCGTCCGACGACTTGAACCCGACCGTTTGAGCGTTGGCCAGGTTGTTACCGATCACATCGATCTGTGTTTCAGCGGCACTCAGTCCGGTCAGGGCCGTCGTCAGTGCTGATTGAAGTCCCATCGGTGGTCGTCTCCACAGTGTTTAGGTTGCATCGTGAGCTCACACTGAGGATCGACCGGTATAACCGTCAAACTTTACTCAGTTTGAATTTCACGTATGTTCTCTATTTGCATCGTCTTCTGACCCACGTGAACTTTGACAGAACGTGTTTCGTTGTCCTCATTTGTTTCAACGGTGATCTTGTCAACGACTCCCGTGGTGTTGGTTTGGTCGTCGGCCAAGCCGGTGACGGTGCGGCCGATCAAACCGCTGGCGGTCACCAATTGCTGGCTGTTGGACAGATTGCCCAGCGTTTCGGTCAGTTCGTCCGTCGCACCGATCTCGCGGATTTGACCGATCTGTTGGACCATTTGAGCGTTGTCGACGGGGTCCAGCGGATCCTGGTTCTGAAGCTCGTTGATCAACAGCTTCAAAAAACTGTCCGTGTCGAGCGAATTGTATCCGTCATTGGTTCCGCCGCTGATTTGGCCCGCTTTTTCACTGGAAGAGAAATTCGCGTTGGCGAGCGAGCTGGACGTGGTGGGTTGGCTGGCGGAGGACATAGCGCAATGATCCGTGTGAGTGGCGTTCCGCCGGCGTGCATCCACGCCGCGGTTCACGTTGCGATAGCAATTTTGGGGAATTCAACGCGAGTCCATTTCTGCCTTTCGGCGAACTCGTGGCTTCCCTACACTCGCCCGAACGCGACCAAGAATGATTCGAGGTCCGCTCCATCGAAGTTCCCAACGGCACGGAGGCCTACGGCATGGAAGCCAAAAACGTCCGGCAGTCTGTTTCTGCACCCATCACACTTTGCAAGCAAATCGGGGTGTCGTGCGGTGTCTTTGCTTTGGTGGCTGTATTCGCTTTGCAAGCAAATGCCGCCAACTATCGAACTCGGAACTTCATCATCGAAGCCCCCTCGGCTCAGCTTGCGAAAGCCGTGGGAGACGCAGCCGAAAAATACCGTGATGACTTGGCCAGCTATTGGACCGGCAGCAAATTGCCGCCTTGGCCAACGCCCTGCCCCGTTCGCGTGGTGGCGGGAAATTTGCCAGCTCAGGGAGTGACCACGTACAACCCCGCGCCCGTTCGTGATTTCCAAATGGAAGTCGTCGGAACGCCCGAGCGAATTCTCGATAGCGTGCTGCCTCACGAAGTCACCCACACGGTCTTGGCGACGCACTTCGGTCGGCCGCTTCCACGTTGGGCGGATGAGGGCATTTGCACGACCGTGGAACACGATTCAGAAAAAGCCAAACACGAAGCCAAGCTTCGCGAGTTTTTGTCGACCCGACGTGGCATCGCGATGAACCGTTTGTTCTTACTGACGGAGTATCCTTCGGATGTGTTGCCGATGTACGCCCAAGGCTACTCGGTTTGTCGTTTCTTGATCGAACAACAAGGCCCCGAGACGTTCATTCAGTTTCTCGGCGACTACATGCAACGTGGCTCGTGGACCAAACACGTGCAACAGCATTACGGATATGATTCGCTGGCCGAGCTTCAAGAGTACTGGTTGGCATGGGTGGAAGCGGGCAGCGGCCCCGTCGCACAATTCGCGAAACGCTCACCTCGTGGACAGGCAGGCAACACACAGATCGCTTTGGCAAGTGCCACCGGTCCTTCGAACGCACCGGCGCCAACCAATCCAAATCGCGAAACGCGGGTGGCTCCCGCAACGGCACTCGCGGCCGCCAGCGAGTCGTCGTCTTGGTACGTGCGGCAACTCAATCGAAAAGACGCCACATCCGACGTCGAGACCATTCCCGCGGGGCCTGGTTCGTCGATGACCAACGCGACGGCTCAAGCTGCATCCGCAGCCATGGCCGCGGAGCATGGTCCAAGCGTTCGAACCTCAACGTCCGAATCCTCGCCACGTTGGATGCCGCCTTCGGTCAAATCCAGCGGTCGCTATTCCGTTTCCACGCCGCAGGGTGAGTCCAGCGGATCTTGGGGCGGGAGTCGATGGCGATGATTCATCGCACCGCGAAATAGCGATACACCATTGATAGAGGTTGGATGACAGCCGCCGCGTCGAGTGAACCGTTTGTCTTTGCACCTGGTGGGCCCGCAACCGCGGAAACCACCGGGACCGGTCCACATACGCGCGGCCCGTTCACCGGCGGCTCTTCTGCCCATCTGGTGGATCAGGCTCGGCAAGAGATCACGCAGATTGTCCGCGAGGTCGCCGCCGCATCGCATCAACCAAGACAACGCGCCGAGTACCTTCGCTTCCTGGCGGATCGAGTGCTGCGAGCCATGGCCGGGCATGGCGTTGTGATTTGGACCCGACCCGACCAAGAAAGCTCAAGTGCGAACGACTACTCGGCGGAATGTCGATTGGGACGTGTCACTGATGTCGCCTTGGTGGACGAAGCCGTTGCGGTTCATCAGTGTTTGCTCAGCGAAGTGGCTGACGATGGTGTCCCGGTGGTGGTGCCGTCCACTCCCGACGCGCGGCAACCAGACGTTCCGGCCAATCCTTTGCCCTATCCGGCGGCCATCGTTCCGATTCGGATTGATCCGTCGTCAAAGTTGCCTGAAGGATTGATCGAAGTTTTCCTCGAAGATGGTGGGACCGCGGCGAGCCAACGAGGAAGCCTTCGTTTCCTGGCTCAGATGGCGGACTTGGCTGGCGAATTTCTTCGCACGCGACAGTTGCGAAAGCTTACACAACTGTTGGATGCCACCAATCGCGTTGATGCGGCGGTTGAACGACTGCACCGAATGACCTCCACTCGCTCCATTCAAACCGCTTGGGTGGATATGACGGCCGAGTTGTTGCAACTGGATCGAGTTGCCCTGTGTCAAATGGATGGTGGGAAGCCAAAGTTGGTGGCGGTGAGTCATGTGGACCGGATTGATCAACATGGTGACGCCGCAGAGAAGATTCGACACGCCGCACAGAAAGACTTGCAGCCTCAACATGGTGTTTGGATGGCCGAACGTGTCTCTGATGCGGGCCAAGAAGACGAAAGCACGTCGCAACCAGAGGGGCCTTCGTTTGTGGTGGCGTTGCATCCTCATTCGCAGTGGCGATTGATCGGGTATCGAACCTCTTCGCAAACCGCTTTGTCAGACGAGGTTTACTGGGGAACGCTCTGTCGCTTGCTGTCCGGAGGCTCTTCCGCCTGGACGGCGGCTCGCCGAGTGGAATCCATTCCCGGTGGCCGTTGGTTCTCGCGTTTGCTCGTTCAGCCAGAATGGAACGAACCTTCTGCTGGCATGCATGCTGGCGGAACGCCATCACAATCTGCGCCAAATACTCCGCGAATGCTTCGTGTCAGTCGGATCCGAAGGTTGCTGTTTGGGGGAGTGATCGCGATCTTGGCCAGCGTATTGCTGTGTCTGCCCGTGCCAATGCTGGTTCCGGTTTCCGGCGTCATTCGACCGCTGAAATTGGACACCTATCACGCGGCAAGCGACGCGGTGGTG from Rhodopirellula halodulae includes these protein-coding regions:
- a CDS encoding flagellar hook-basal body complex protein, which produces MGLQSALTTALTGLSAAETQIDVIGNNLANAQTVGFKSSDAVFATQFLQTLSLGAGPSANNGGTNPRQIGLGVQVAEIAANHNQGTIEISSSSSDLAIQGDGFFQVEAADGEKLYTRNGIFKLNSDAELVNATGQRLLGYGIDEQFRLQTSELVPLSVPLGTKTVAKATENVSFEGTLTPEGDVATAAQVIESLHLGDSQVPQPDATGVSIETAPIADSVTVSGTVGAGSLAAGTYQYRFSLVDASGNESAPSSARSFNVGANGNVDFSNLPADPTGGDYPTVNIYRTGPNGSDFEFLASAAAGGTYNDDGSVPLSGTPLNEDTLTGNYTYMITYYSSGDPESRPSSFLGPKSVVDGRITLSDFPTPPTPPAGGGFPAYDSIRIYRNLAGDQNNFYLVGEVAPGDTFTDSATDADISDLTDPSNQLLDMNGPAVNSNTLLTDVLKRDGLTYENVFSEGTLSYTGRKGGRTLGTKELEITDTTTMQDLLDFLSDASGIQTSQVDSANPIPRSDNNIEGETGDLVAGAYIQDGRIRLVSNNGEANAVDIELSAFRLEDEFGQVTTPNLAFGTQQEAIGQSASSDFVVYDSLGVPINVRVSATLESRTDQATIYRWYADSPDNSVPGSTDITVGTGLIQFDGNGNFVTATEETISINRQGIPSVSPLQFEMDFSLVSGLATEEATLAATQQDGSEPGVLNSFIVGEDGTLRGVFSNGISRDLGQLQLARFANPAGLEARGLNLYAEGVNTGLPVTGQPGENGIGTVIGGALELSNTDIGKDLVELVLASTQYRGNSRVITTTQQLIDELLNLRR
- a CDS encoding flagellar hook assembly protein FlgD is translated as MSSASQPTTSSSLANANFSSSEKAGQISGGTNDGYNSLDTDSFLKLLINELQNQDPLDPVDNAQMVQQIGQIREIGATDELTETLGNLSNSQQLVTASGLIGRTVTGLADDQTNTTGVVDKITVETNEDNETRSVKVHVGQKTMQIENIREIQTE
- a CDS encoding peptidase MA family metallohydrolase translates to MEAKNVRQSVSAPITLCKQIGVSCGVFALVAVFALQANAANYRTRNFIIEAPSAQLAKAVGDAAEKYRDDLASYWTGSKLPPWPTPCPVRVVAGNLPAQGVTTYNPAPVRDFQMEVVGTPERILDSVLPHEVTHTVLATHFGRPLPRWADEGICTTVEHDSEKAKHEAKLREFLSTRRGIAMNRLFLLTEYPSDVLPMYAQGYSVCRFLIEQQGPETFIQFLGDYMQRGSWTKHVQQHYGYDSLAELQEYWLAWVEAGSGPVAQFAKRSPRGQAGNTQIALASATGPSNAPAPTNPNRETRVAPATALAAASESSSWYVRQLNRKDATSDVETIPAGPGSSMTNATAQAASAAMAAEHGPSVRTSTSESSPRWMPPSVKSSGRYSVSTPQGESSGSWGGSRWR
- a CDS encoding HlyD family efflux transporter periplasmic adaptor subunit produces the protein MTAAASSEPFVFAPGGPATAETTGTGPHTRGPFTGGSSAHLVDQARQEITQIVREVAAASHQPRQRAEYLRFLADRVLRAMAGHGVVIWTRPDQESSSANDYSAECRLGRVTDVALVDEAVAVHQCLLSEVADDGVPVVVPSTPDARQPDVPANPLPYPAAIVPIRIDPSSKLPEGLIEVFLEDGGTAASQRGSLRFLAQMADLAGEFLRTRQLRKLTQLLDATNRVDAAVERLHRMTSTRSIQTAWVDMTAELLQLDRVALCQMDGGKPKLVAVSHVDRIDQHGDAAEKIRHAAQKDLQPQHGVWMAERVSDAGQEDESTSQPEGPSFVVALHPHSQWRLIGYRTSSQTALSDEVYWGTLCRLLSGGSSAWTAARRVESIPGGRWFSRLLVQPEWNEPSAGMHAGGTPSQSAPNTPRMLRVSRIRRLLFGGVIAILASVLLCLPVPMLVPVSGVIRPLKLDTYHAASDAVVKALHVQHGQTVQQGDLLATLVSTDLQEQETQLLGRRAVLIRQREQFNQTLMANSASADETRASDGRELDEEIDSIHQQLELIRQSKEQLVVRAENSGRVDAWRLNERLANRPLRRGDPLLSIIAEKTDWVVDARIPQTRLQSVDSALQTDRLTAEVGTTWSSQLEMTGTAQRFGPIVPDPSDGTPSVVMRLALDQPPELGDQPLSEVPARVTLHCGQTPLGWMLVQDFVHWCQVQWGGYF